The segment CGCCGGACAAACGGCTTGCCCGGTTCAACGAAGCGCTGACTCTCATACAAAAATTGTGGACCGAGGAAAACGTCACCTTCGAAGGAAAGTTCTGGCAGCTCAAGAACGCGACCCTCGTGCCGAAGCCGTGCCAGAAGCCTCACCCGCCGATCTGGTTCGGCGCCAACGAGCCGGCGGCGCTCCGGCGCGCGGCGCTCCGGGGCAGCGGTTTTATCGGCGCGGGCTCGTCGGCGACGGCGAATTTCAAAGAGCAGGTGAAAATCGTGCGGCAAGCTCTCGCCGAAACAAAAAAGAACCCGGCGGAGTTCACGATCGGCAAGCGCGTCTACATCGCCGTCGATCGCGACCGCGGCCGCGCGGCGAAGCGACTGAAAGAATGGTTCGGCTTGTACTATGGCGCGCCGGACCTCTCGGAGAAAGTTTCGGTCTGGGGCAGCGCGGAAGAATGCGCCGCGCAGTTGAGCGAGATCGCCGCCGCCGGCGCGCGCGTCCTCGCCCTCAATCCGGTCTTCGACATGATGGAGCAGATGGAAGTCCTCGCGGGAGAGGTGATCCCGAGAGTCCAAAGATGAAAGCTGAAAGATGAAGGATGAAATTCGGATTGGACCCTTGTTCCTTTCAGCCTTCCGCCTTCATCCTTCATCCTTGCTTGAGGACGCCCTGTTGGAGTAAAGAGTCAAACAGGAGACGAGTTTTGGAAAGGAGATGACCATGGGCATCAAACTCTACCAAAGCGAGACTTCCATGTTCTGCGAGAAGGTGCGGATCGTACTCAGAATGAAAAACCTTTCCTACGAAGTATTCGACGTGAAACCCGACCGCCAGCCGCTGATCGATTTCTCGGGCCAGCGGAAAGTCCCGGTCATGGAATACAACGGCCAATGCGTCATCGATTCAACCTTCATCTGCGCACATTTGGAGGCGAAACATCCCCACAACAGCATTTACCCGAAAAACCCCTCGGACAAAGGGCACTGCCTCATGCTTGAAGACTGGGCCGACGAGGTTTTGAATATGGCCATACGCATGCTGCGGCGCGCCGAAACTCCGGAGGCGCGCAAGGAGGCGGAGAAAGGCCTCGATATC is part of the Candidatus Binatia bacterium genome and harbors:
- a CDS encoding LLM class flavin-dependent oxidoreductase, which encodes MAENDLKFGIAAPQIHTSLPVNVDEIQRYLRRAEELGFHSIWVQEQAMLRQAPAAIEGITMLSYAAAVTRRARLGMAVFLINLRNPIQLAKSLASFDQLSQGRLIAGVGLGAVTRLYQAYGLSPDKRLARFNEALTLIQKLWTEENVTFEGKFWQLKNATLVPKPCQKPHPPIWFGANEPAALRRAALRGSGFIGAGSSATANFKEQVKIVRQALAETKKNPAEFTIGKRVYIAVDRDRGRAAKRLKEWFGLYYGAPDLSEKVSVWGSAEECAAQLSEIAAAGARVLALNPVFDMMEQMEVLAGEVIPRVQR
- a CDS encoding glutathione S-transferase family protein; its protein translation is MGIKLYQSETSMFCEKVRIVLRMKNLSYEVFDVKPDRQPLIDFSGQRKVPVMEYNGQCVIDSTFICAHLEAKHPHNSIYPKNPSDKGHCLMLEDWADEVLNMAIRMLRRAETPEARKEAEKGLDIHFHTLNHFFTDKQFIFGQMTMADIAIFVQLHYLYTVVKYAIPPEHRNLLRWMDLMRRSLKLDSLQAVAA